In Toxoplasma gondii ME49 chromosome X, whole genome shotgun sequence, a single genomic region encodes these proteins:
- the SRS67 gene encoding SAG-related sequence SRS67 (encoded by transcript TGME49_226860~Gene product name based on ToxoDB Community Expert Annotation.~Signal peptide predicted by SignalP 2.0 HMM (probability 0.979) with cleavage site probability 0.589 at residue 25), producing MAFRKPLFSGRQWVALMCVFAAVGGKSVLHSGVHGRVLDALIDVKEPRHVSISMQYGDELRLLCTGATATIPQNFKVKCCNDFGAICTPGKVESEYQGMFPLAGKEFLFWTGGNAITTPATFRLPPLEKGNRYKERFSLGCVDEKNQVSVIDVTVLASDYNLRDDFSEAMRRQRQTEKDRVQESGVGALASFPVAVVFSLLSFVSVSQTL from the coding sequence ATGGCGTTCAGAAAACCACTTTTCTCAGGCAGGCAGTGGGTTGCCCTGATGTGCGTGTTTGCTGCTGTTGGTGGAAAGAGTGTTCTCCACAGCGGTGTGCACGGCAGAGTTTTAGACGCGCTAATTGATGTGAAAGAGCCGAGACATGTTTCTATTTCAATGCAGTATGGAGACGAGCTTCGCCTGCTGTGCACGGGGGCGACGGCGACAATTCCGCAGAATTTCAAGGTCAAGTGTTGCAACGATTTCGGAGCAATCTGTACCCCTGGAAAAGTTGAGTCTGAGTATCAGGGGATGTTTCCCCTCGCAGGAAAAGAGTTTCTGTTCTGGACTGGAGGGAATGCCATAACCACTCCAGCCACGTTTCGCCTGCCTCCGTTGGAGAAAGGAAATCGCTACAAAGAGCGATTCAGCCTTGGCTGTGTAGATGAAAAGAACCAGGTATCAGTCATCGATGTCACCGTCCTTGCCTCGGACTACAATCTCCGTGACGACTTCTCCGAGGCCATGAGGAGGCAACGTCAGacggaaaaagacagagTCCAAGAATCAGGCGTGGGTGCCCTTGCCTCTTTCCCCGTTGCTGtggtcttctcgcttctctcatTCGTAAGCGTGTCGCAAACACTTTGA
- a CDS encoding TBC domain-containing protein (encoded by transcript TGME49_226850), whose protein sequence is MMPLPFATTLRRTRRGSTTDAHANLGKSSSSLLSSVSLEKLKVFRLRSSSRASWTQSAQSKPGRAKASRRQSQELTCLASALASQPLLAKHAASTPGSPLSRCADENPRFVSEPLPCDSAQLYSVKDRNTHSSSSSSSSSSSSCSPSSSSSSSSPSSSSSTSSSSSTSSSSSTSLSSREKGVQEFSRSISQGQMASAPLPPSARPKPSPDSSPPSELSSVASASASPRGSEPSQFVSPLPTLHTPETGGDSPASPPTAVVGARRPATAPFLAEAPRPLRAALAAEKRRASNMHEAQAVSPSSAASPVQADRPETAATGEKRGDFLAPSVGRLSVTNGKASRSGVSSPNWLSQEELEWALVPEKDAKLSPHSRGEEETEAPQPRRVSTSSLSPHSSPPPSPQCWAMHLPAYRGSDDEFLESEAAAESVRLGREEEGFRTEEAASGRLPSDTGHAEARPERRPVSSPLLFAGPLSSASLSAVRASNMTRHQASARPARSDLVSIFSTADASRTQTRSLSREACNSSSQGTPDARAHAPALRRSTNERPPAESSEPEGEPEYTAHAGAGILLPFLESANRKGLFVELFTAEEAAKALAAYLTDVERGRCCAVCKLWYSELNSLELLKIHFGKRGFPAGGRRALWRLALLGDEVLCTAEEYQSLSQIPSADDPEILRDVGRTFPYRKKFREPAMQQALERILRASANQLPKVGYCQGMNFVAGVLLEVLGDEQTAYQCLASLMKSYQLDQVYSPSLHRVKVIVFEFDCLLKAFLPKLHAHFEKQHIRPDYYCVQWVMTLYAYELPLSVVVKIWDLFLLKGWKILFKVGLAILDSVRSVLLSLSYEDTLQHIRWASAAATAATAPSDVLEKKADEQRRRNAMKYSAPHLKDTTTCEMPSGDSSSSSSSSSSSSSSSSSSSSSSSPSSSSSSSSSSPPSSSSSSSSCPGEPEGDEAAADTQEVSLCSVSEGERGAVLETKETSQPDDEQAGVERLLERMARFPVKTKMLLALERAYDRFGDNAEFLIVRDKASKKLRWCVRARRPTRPRRPDAQDKRAQQWGVGPFDWGFFGTGAEGASGVRAGNSGFQGFSLSIFSDYFAPNGAKTDTEEEAESGRGEEAA, encoded by the exons ATGATGCCTCTCCCCTTCGCCACGACGCTCCGGCGAACGCGGAGAGGCAGCACAACAGACGCCCATGCCAACCTAGGcaagtcttcttcgtctctcctttcttctgtttctctcgagaaACTGAAAGTTTTTCGCTTgcggtcttcctctcgcgcttcttggACGCAGTCTGCACAGTCGAAGCCAGGCCGTGCGAAGGCCTCGCGTCGGCAGTCGCAGGAACTCActtgtctcgcttctgcccTCGCCTCGCAGCCACTGTTGGCGAAGCATGCTGCCTCGACTCCAGgatctcctctctcgcgatGTGCAGACGAGAACCCTCGATTTGTTTCCGAGCCTCTCCCCTGCGATTCAGCTCAACTGTACTCAGTGAAAGACCGTAACACacattcttcctcttcttcctcttcctcctcttcctcctcttgttccccttcttcctcttcctcctcttcttccccttcttcctcttcttcgacttcctcctcttcttcgacttcctcctcttcttcgacttcgcTGTCATCACGGGAGAAGGGTGTGCAAGAGTTTTCCAGGAGTATTTCTCAAGGTCAAATGGCTTCCGCTCCCTTGCCCCCGTCGGCTCGGCCCAAGCCTTCTCCGGATAGTTCGCCGCCGTCCGAGTTatcttctgtcgcgtctgCCTCGGCCTCGCCGCGCGGCTCCGAGCCTTCGCAGTTTGTCTCCCCGCTGCCGACCCTCCACACGccggagacaggcggagaTTCTCCGGCCTCGCCTCCGACCGCGGTCGTTGGGGCGCGGCGTCCTGCGACTGCGCCGTTCCTCGCGGAAGCTCCTCGTCCCCTTCGAGCCGCACTGGCTGCTGAAAAGAGACGAGCCTCGAACATGCATGAAGCGCAAGCTGTGTCGCCGTCGTCCGCCGCTTCGCCTGTCCAGGCGGACCggccggagacagcagcgacgggggagaagcgaggagacttCTTGGCGCCGTCCGTGGGGCGTCTGAGCGTGACAAACGGGAAGGCGTCCAGGTCGGGAGTTTCGTCTCCTAACTGGTTGTCTCAGGAGGAGTTGGAGTGGGCGCTGGTGCCCGAAAAGGACGCGAAACTCTCTCCCCACTCTcgcggtgaagaagagacagaggcgccgcagccgaggcgcgtctccacctcctctctgtctccgcacTCCTCCCCGCCGCCCTCCCCACAGTGCTGGGCTATGCACCTGCCGGCGTATCGCGGATCAGACGATGAGTTTCTCGAgtcagaagcagcagctgaGTCTGTACGTCTgggccgcgaagaagaaggctttCGCACGGAAGAGGCAGCCTCTGGCCGGCTTCCGAGCGACACCGGTCATGCCGAAGCCAGACCTGAGAGACGCCCTGTTTCTTCACCACTGCTCTTTGCGGGTCCTCTGTCGTctgcctcgctctcggcGGTTCGCGCGTCCAACATGACGCGTCATCAGGCGTCCGCGAGACCTGCGAGGTCGGACCTCGTTTCCATATTCTCTACCGCAGACGCGTCGCGCACACAGACTCGCAGCCTGAGCCGCGAGGCCTGCAACTCGAGTAGCCAGGGAACGCCGGACGCGAGAGCACACGCTCCAGCGCTGCGCCGGAGCACGAACGAGAGACCACCAGCCGAAAGTTCCGAGCCCGAGGGAGAACCCGAATAtacggcgcatgcaggtgcGGGAAttcttctcccgttcctAGAAAGTGCCAATCGCAAGGGCCTGTTTGTCGAACTGTTCACCGCCGAAGAAGCCGCAAAGGCTCTGGCGGCCTACCTCACCGACGTGGAACGAGGAAGGTGCTGCGCCGTCTGCAAATTATG GTACAGCGAGTTGAATTCGCTGGAACTGCTGAAAATCCACTTCGGGAAGCGCGGCTTCCCTGCCGGCGGCCGGCGCGCCTTGTGGcgcctcgcgctcctcgGCGACGAGGTGCTCTGTACAGCTGAAGAGTATCAG agTCTCTCTCAGATACCCAGCGCGGACGACCCAGAAATTCTACGCGACGTCGGACGCACCTTTCCGTATCGAAAAAAGTTCCGGGAACCTGCAAT GCAACAGGCGCTCGAACGCATACTGAGGGCGTCGGCGAATCAGCTGCCGAAGGTCGGCTACTGCCAAGGAATGAACTTCGTCGCAGGTGTGTTGCTCGAGGTACTGGGCGACGAGCAG ACTGCGTACCAGTGTCTAGCGTCGTTAATGAAGTCCTACCAACTCGACCAGGTCtactctccttctcttcaccgTGTCAAG GTGATCGTTTTTGAATTTGACTGCCTTCTAAAGGCCTTTCTCCccaaactgcatgcgcatttc GAAAAACAACACATTCGACCAGACTACTACTGCGTCCAGTGGGTCATGACTCTGTACGCTTATGAGTtacctctctctgtggtcGTGAAAATCTGGGACCTCTTCTTATTGAAAGGATGGAAAATTCTCTTCAAGGTCGGCCTCGCCATTCTCGACAGCGTCCGCT CTGTgttgctctcgctctcctaCGAAGATACGCTACAGCACATTCGCTGGGCCTCGGCTGCTGCCACAGCGGCGACGGCGCCCTCGGACGTTCtggaaaaaaaagcagacgaacagagaagaagaaacgccatGAAATACTCCGCACCCCACTTGAAGGATACGACTACATGCGAAATGCCGTCCGgtgactcttcttcttcctcctcttcttcctcctcttcctcctcttcctcctcttcttcttcctcctcttcttctccatcttcttcttcgtcttcttcctcttcttctcccccttcttcttcttcgtcttcttcttcctgtcccGGAGAACCTGAGGGTGACGAAGCGGCGGCAGACACCCAGgaggtttctctctgttctgtctccgagggcgagagaggcgcagtcctggaaacgaaagagacgagtCAGCCGGACGACGAACAGGCTGGGGTGGAGAGACTGCTGGAGCGCATGGCGCGTTTCCCTGTGAAAACAAAAATGCTGCTTGCTCTCGAAAGAGCCTACGATCGCTTcggagacaacgcagagTTCCTCATTGTCAGAG ACAAGGCTTCGAAGAAACTGCGGTGGTGCGTGAGAGCGAGACGTCCAACGCGCCCGCGCCGACCTGACGCTCAGGACAAACGGGCGCAGCAGTGGGGAGTAGGTCCTTTCGACTGGGGATTCTTCGGGACCGGCGCAGAAGGCGCCTCTGGGGTGCGTGCAGGGAACTCCGGATTCCAAGGCTTCTCGTTGTCGATTTTCTCGGACTACTTTGCTCCCAACGGCGCGAAGACagacaccgaagaagaggcggaaagCGGCCGAGGCGAAGAGGCCGCGTGA